A portion of the Candidatus Pristimantibacillus lignocellulolyticus genome contains these proteins:
- a CDS encoding ABC transporter permease — translation MKITNLAIANIKHNKSATTSLFVLIFLASMLLNMGITIITQMNTFYDDKVTNLRDAHAAVVIDKANYDESYNQYFASHDGVSEIEVEQSILMNSSLFKFGGSEMSHGLAFLNAKTEKKIAPLAIVEQLDTVQDNDIYLPYIFSTSGGYRLGDIISIKYRDHNYTYRIAAFFEATMLGSNNMGLMKVYLPDGTYNMLSQQLEEKEAAVVLSVLLVDQSEAATLLADFKRSFPQLQTGEFNGYYWDNEINMVKTSNSMTVNIIAMILVAFAAIIVVVSLIVIKFRVSTSIEDGMVNIGILQALGYTNNQIIASIMVQFLSITCIASIVGVSSSYLVDPLLGEVISSLTGLVWHASFNGLINILSIVLIAILVLIVVLFSTSRIRKLTVVASLRGGIHTHNFRKNFIPLDKLKGSIHLLLACKTLLANIKQNIMLVIIVTAITFASVFSIVLYYNIAKEKQTFFHLVGSETSNVIVLSNHNDNELAQKLEQLDGVEKVNILDVILTDIDGQSFYTHISNDYSRLNNNTVYKGRAPQYNNEISISWSVSNLLGKGIGDMVTVEVGQQSSSYLITGLSQSINYMGQFAAITLTGIKNHIPVYEPSTFHVYSNGVENSAIITAIQQTYGDTLEDIIDVDETIESQSGMYATAMFFIMFIILITTMLVVILILYLVIKTIITKRKKEFGILKGIGYTTWQLMNQIAWSFVPIVIVGVVIGGLLGSLYTNKLLALLLSSVGIRSVNFIVNYPVIITFCIIITLLAYVVSMLIARKIKHISAYELITE, via the coding sequence ATGAAAATTACTAACCTTGCTATCGCGAATATAAAACATAATAAAAGCGCAACGACATCATTATTCGTATTAATATTTCTAGCATCTATGCTACTTAATATGGGAATTACAATTATTACACAGATGAATACGTTCTATGACGATAAAGTAACTAATCTTCGTGATGCTCATGCAGCAGTTGTTATTGATAAAGCTAATTATGATGAAAGTTACAATCAATACTTTGCTTCACACGATGGAGTTAGTGAGATTGAAGTCGAACAATCAATCTTAATGAATTCCTCTCTCTTTAAATTTGGAGGAAGTGAAATGAGTCACGGCTTAGCCTTCCTTAATGCAAAAACAGAAAAAAAGATTGCACCATTAGCAATAGTTGAACAACTAGATACTGTACAAGATAATGATATTTATTTGCCTTATATTTTTAGTACTAGTGGCGGATATCGACTAGGCGATATCATATCAATTAAGTATCGAGATCATAATTATACGTATCGAATTGCAGCGTTTTTTGAAGCGACTATGCTTGGCAGTAATAATATGGGATTAATGAAGGTGTATTTACCAGATGGCACTTACAATATGTTATCTCAACAGTTAGAAGAGAAAGAAGCTGCTGTTGTACTGTCCGTTTTGTTAGTTGATCAATCAGAAGCAGCCACACTCCTTGCAGACTTCAAGAGAAGTTTCCCACAATTACAAACGGGAGAATTTAACGGATATTATTGGGATAATGAGATTAATATGGTGAAAACGTCCAATTCAATGACAGTTAATATTATTGCTATGATTCTCGTGGCATTTGCTGCTATTATCGTGGTAGTCTCCTTAATTGTCATCAAATTCCGTGTAAGTACGAGTATAGAAGATGGTATGGTTAATATTGGAATTTTGCAAGCGCTTGGATATACAAATAATCAGATTATCGCTTCTATTATGGTTCAATTTCTATCGATAACCTGTATTGCTAGTATTGTAGGCGTATCAAGTTCTTATCTAGTAGATCCTTTATTGGGTGAAGTAATTTCTTCATTAACAGGATTAGTATGGCATGCAAGTTTTAATGGTTTAATTAATATATTGAGTATTGTATTAATAGCTATATTGGTGCTAATCGTCGTTTTATTCTCAACGAGTAGGATAAGAAAATTGACGGTTGTAGCATCGTTACGTGGAGGCATTCATACTCATAACTTTAGAAAAAACTTTATCCCGCTTGATAAATTAAAAGGTTCCATTCACCTATTATTAGCATGCAAAACTTTGCTGGCTAATATAAAGCAAAATATTATGTTAGTTATCATTGTTACAGCAATCACGTTTGCCTCAGTATTTTCCATTGTTCTATACTATAATATTGCAAAGGAAAAACAGACTTTTTTCCACCTGGTTGGATCAGAAACTTCAAATGTTATTGTCTTGAGTAATCATAATGATAATGAGCTGGCTCAAAAATTAGAGCAATTAGATGGTGTAGAGAAAGTAAATATTCTAGATGTTATATTAACTGATATTGATGGTCAAAGTTTCTACACTCACATAAGCAATGATTATAGCAGGCTCAATAATAACACCGTATATAAAGGCCGAGCACCACAATATAATAATGAAATTTCTATCTCATGGTCGGTATCTAATTTGCTTGGAAAGGGTATTGGAGATATGGTTACTGTAGAGGTCGGTCAACAGTCCAGCTCTTATCTCATTACTGGTCTAAGTCAATCAATTAATTATATGGGGCAATTTGCTGCCATTACATTAACAGGTATAAAGAATCATATTCCTGTATATGAACCTTCTACCTTCCATGTTTACTCGAATGGTGTCGAGAATTCGGCAATTATTACAGCAATACAACAAACCTATGGCGATACTTTAGAAGACATTATTGATGTGGATGAGACGATAGAAAGTCAATCGGGGATGTATGCAACAGCCATGTTTTTCATTATGTTCATTATTCTTATAACTACGATGTTGGTCGTTATCCTCATTTTGTATCTTGTCATTAAGACCATTATTACAAAGCGCAAGAAAGAATTTGGGATATTAAAGGGAATCGGTTATACTACATGGCAACTTATGAATCAAATTGCTTGGAGTTTTGTTCCTATTGTTATTGTTGGCGTAGTAATTGGTGGATTACTTGGTAGTTTGTACACAAACAAATTGTTAGCACTGCTTCTCTCTAGTGTGGGCATACGTAGTGTGAATTTTATTGTCAATTATCCGGTCATTATTACTTTCTGTATCATAATTACACTGTTAGCATATGTTGTATCCATGCTGATTGCGAGAAAAATTAAGCATATATCGGCGTATGAATTGATAACGGAGTAG
- a CDS encoding TetR/AcrR family transcriptional regulator has translation MSPRNIKRDIEQRELRREHILEAALNTIARRGLDSASIKEIAKMAELSVGNIYHYFESKDIIFSELLQRGQHNYGAMVERFAQANLDPREKLYAICYSWIESKHNWAFTLMLHSIRMNDGVSNDLKVIATRRFTENLKPMANIMMQGQLQDVIKAGDPHQLAYYFVSLIQGLTLQLAPNYVVPVKIEISDIIKLFMSPVSDREAIHLFERFSSNGNMYKKMFDNL, from the coding sequence GTGTCACCTAGAAATATAAAGCGAGATATTGAGCAACGTGAATTAAGAAGAGAGCATATTTTGGAAGCAGCCTTGAACACGATAGCAAGACGAGGTCTTGATTCTGCGAGTATTAAAGAAATTGCCAAAATGGCTGAATTGAGTGTAGGTAATATATATCATTATTTTGAGTCAAAGGACATAATCTTTAGTGAATTATTACAACGTGGTCAACATAATTATGGGGCAATGGTGGAGCGATTTGCTCAAGCAAACTTAGACCCACGTGAAAAATTATATGCGATATGCTACAGCTGGATTGAAAGTAAACATAACTGGGCATTTACGCTAATGCTTCACAGTATTCGTATGAATGATGGAGTAAGTAATGATCTTAAAGTAATAGCTACTCGTAGATTTACAGAAAACTTAAAGCCTATGGCTAACATTATGATGCAGGGACAACTTCAAGATGTTATTAAAGCTGGAGATCCACATCAGCTTGCCTATTACTTTGTAAGTTTAATTCAAGGTTTAACATTGCAACTTGCACCTAATTACGTTGTTCCAGTTAAAATTGAAATTTCCGATATTATTAAATTATTTATGTCTCCAGTTTCTGATCGAGAAGCAATTCACTTATTTGAACGATTTAGCTCAAATGGGAATATGTATAAAAAAATGTTTGACAATTTATAA
- a CDS encoding ABC transporter ATP-binding protein, which translates to MSAEILVMNQLNKRFSSPSGDVIALHNIQLSIAKGEFITIIGPSGCGKSTLLKIVAGLDTEYSGDVLLNGKPIDGPSIEKGFIFQEPRLFPWLTVEKNIAANLSLRDPKVRKKVDELIELVRLKGFEKSYPRELSGGMAQRVAIARALLRTPDVLLLDEPFGALDAFTRAHLQEVLLDIWQKNKTTMLFVTHDLDEAVFLGERVVIMNPRPGHIRSVLPIDLPFPRKRSQNSFQELRAKVLREFEKVEEPTLDIGAGI; encoded by the coding sequence ATGTCAGCAGAAATTCTTGTCATGAATCAATTGAATAAACGATTTTCATCGCCATCGGGTGATGTTATCGCTCTTCACAATATTCAATTGTCAATTGCTAAAGGTGAATTTATAACGATTATTGGGCCTAGTGGCTGTGGTAAGAGCACATTGTTAAAAATTGTAGCAGGGCTTGATACCGAATATAGCGGAGATGTGTTGCTGAATGGAAAACCGATTGATGGTCCTAGTATTGAAAAAGGATTTATTTTTCAAGAGCCAAGATTATTCCCTTGGTTAACAGTAGAGAAAAATATTGCAGCGAATTTATCACTCAGAGATCCAAAGGTCAGAAAGAAAGTAGATGAGCTTATCGAGTTGGTTCGGTTGAAAGGATTCGAAAAGTCTTATCCAAGAGAGTTATCTGGTGGTATGGCACAGAGGGTAGCCATAGCAAGAGCTTTATTACGAACACCAGATGTGTTATTGCTAGATGAACCTTTTGGTGCACTTGACGCATTTACACGGGCACATTTACAAGAGGTACTGCTTGATATATGGCAGAAAAATAAAACAACGATGCTGTTTGTTACTCATGATCTAGATGAAGCGGTATTTCTAGGAGAACGGGTCGTCATTATGAATCCAAGACCGGGACATATTCGTTCAGTATTGCCGATAGATCTGCCATTTCCTCGTAAGAGATCACAGAACAGTTTTCAAGAGCTACGTGCCAAAGTGTTAAGAGAGTTTGAAAAGGTGGAAGAACCTACGCTTGATATTGGGGCAGGGATATAA
- a CDS encoding ABC transporter ATP-binding protein translates to MQSVVLSTKMLCKTFSNQGLQQHVLKNLNMDLYEGDFTIIMGSSGSGKSTLLYALSGMDKPTLGEIQFEEKEISKFSHDQLAIFRRNHCGFVFQQMHLLDNMSVLDNILTSGLLVKQDKKKIVQLAKELLHRVGLSEVSWNKYPSQLSGGEAQRVGIVRALINKPKIVFADEPTGALNSASSDSVLDIMTMVNGSGQSIVMVTHDLKTALRGNRIIYLRDGTICGDLRLDAYDAKDNQGRSEKLKTFLTEMGW, encoded by the coding sequence ATGCAAAGTGTAGTATTGAGCACTAAAATGTTATGTAAAACATTTTCGAATCAAGGCCTACAGCAGCATGTATTAAAAAATTTGAATATGGATCTCTATGAAGGAGATTTTACGATCATAATGGGTAGTTCAGGTTCAGGGAAATCTACGCTGCTGTACGCACTGAGTGGTATGGATAAACCTACTTTGGGAGAAATTCAATTCGAAGAGAAAGAAATTTCAAAGTTCAGTCATGATCAGCTTGCTATATTTAGAAGAAATCATTGTGGATTTGTATTTCAGCAGATGCATTTATTAGACAATATGAGTGTGTTAGACAATATATTAACGAGTGGATTGTTAGTGAAACAAGACAAAAAGAAGATCGTGCAGCTAGCGAAAGAACTATTGCATCGCGTCGGTTTATCTGAAGTTTCATGGAACAAATATCCTTCACAATTATCTGGCGGTGAAGCACAAAGGGTTGGAATAGTACGGGCATTAATTAATAAACCTAAAATCGTGTTTGCAGATGAGCCGACAGGTGCACTCAATTCAGCATCTAGTGATTCGGTTCTTGATATTATGACAATGGTAAATGGCTCTGGCCAAAGTATTGTGATGGTAACCCATGATCTGAAAACTGCTTTACGTGGAAATCGCATCATTTATTTACGTGATGGAACCATTTGTGGTGATTTGCGATTAGATGCATACGATGCGAAGGATAATCAGGGGCGAAGTGAAAAGTTAAAGACATTTCTAACCGAAATGGGGTGGTAG
- a CDS encoding aliphatic sulfonate ABC transporter substrate-binding protein: MKKFNVIVTVLLVMMVALTACSGNNTGKAPNEKTGNVAKSYDGVTIKIGVQGSGGLFGKARDEKWFEQEFEKLGVSVEWTEFQSGPPMTEAIASNKLDIATLGNMPVVAGQSAGIPFTIISQTLEGTNNVAILVANDSTATSLADLKGKKIAVTKGSNAYNFLYRGLKEANLSDSDVEVIQLQPDEAQPAFESGGVDAWATWDPYITLNSASGKAKVLEDGESLGVFSPSFTIARTSYADDYPELITLYQKVINKTLAWELANEDEALERYAAERDIPVEIIAGTFDRARMINIAVSDDVIAELQKTADFQYEIKNIRKEIKVADIVNNQFIDAALQDPLE; this comes from the coding sequence ATGAAAAAATTTAACGTTATTGTGACGGTATTACTAGTAATGATGGTGGCACTGACAGCTTGCAGTGGAAATAATACAGGAAAAGCTCCTAACGAAAAAACGGGTAATGTTGCAAAAAGTTATGATGGCGTAACGATCAAAATTGGTGTGCAAGGTAGCGGCGGTCTATTCGGCAAAGCAAGAGATGAGAAATGGTTTGAGCAAGAATTTGAAAAGCTTGGTGTCAGTGTAGAATGGACAGAATTCCAAAGTGGTCCGCCGATGACGGAAGCAATTGCTTCTAATAAGTTAGATATTGCTACATTAGGTAATATGCCTGTAGTTGCTGGTCAATCCGCAGGTATTCCATTCACAATTATTTCGCAAACGTTAGAAGGAACGAACAATGTAGCTATTCTTGTTGCAAATGATAGTACGGCAACTTCGTTAGCTGATTTAAAAGGTAAGAAGATTGCAGTGACTAAAGGTAGTAATGCTTACAATTTCCTATATCGTGGATTGAAAGAAGCGAACTTGTCAGATAGTGATGTAGAGGTTATTCAATTGCAACCGGATGAGGCGCAACCAGCATTTGAATCTGGCGGAGTTGATGCTTGGGCTACATGGGATCCTTATATTACGCTTAATAGTGCAAGTGGAAAAGCAAAAGTGTTAGAAGATGGTGAATCACTAGGTGTATTTTCTCCTTCATTCACAATTGCTAGAACGTCATACGCAGATGACTATCCTGAACTTATTACGTTATATCAAAAGGTAATTAATAAAACATTGGCTTGGGAATTAGCTAACGAAGATGAAGCACTAGAACGCTATGCTGCAGAACGTGATATTCCTGTAGAAATAATAGCTGGAACGTTTGATCGTGCAAGAATGATCAATATCGCAGTGAGTGATGATGTTATAGCGGAATTGCAGAAGACAGCGGATTTCCAATATGAGATTAAAAATATTCGTAAAGAAATTAAAGTTGCTGATATTGTAAATAATCAATTCATTGATGCGGCATTGCAAGATCCGCTGGAATAA
- a CDS encoding HAMP domain-containing histidine kinase, giving the protein MKIRRIIGVLVIVYIVAIITTVLIIGQKKTVSIDIVAINELVQQIDLNWVDIKQGKFESIEHKSNIAIIDLNEQVIFQSSDVMFNTVYNAIKDRESIMDLYHQDEMIGKVIVYHQEASILQQMKQQLLISLIIIFIGLLIISIGYILILKATIFTPFNKLQQFATNIARGHLDTPLEIESNNPFGAFTESFDIMREELAIARSNEYNANQSKKELVASLSHDIKTPVASIKAISELMMLKVDDDKQQKQLHMIYSKAEQIDLLVTDMFHATLEELQQLKVEVAEQSSNILFEMISKATYDNEIICDPLPACIILTDELRLQQVFDNILSNAYKYAATAVHITNYINATHLVLEFRDFGQGINEDELPFLFNKYYRGHNSDGNNGAGLGLYLSQYFMQHMQGDIECCNRGDGFTVMVHIKLA; this is encoded by the coding sequence ATGAAGATTAGACGAATCATTGGTGTACTGGTCATTGTCTATATTGTAGCAATAATCACTACAGTACTAATCATCGGGCAGAAGAAAACTGTTTCCATTGATATTGTAGCGATTAATGAACTTGTTCAGCAGATTGATCTGAATTGGGTAGATATCAAGCAAGGAAAATTTGAGAGTATTGAGCATAAATCCAATATTGCAATTATAGATCTTAATGAGCAAGTGATATTTCAATCCTCGGACGTAATGTTTAATACAGTCTATAATGCGATTAAAGATCGAGAGAGTATTATGGATCTCTATCACCAAGATGAAATGATTGGGAAAGTTATTGTCTACCATCAGGAAGCTAGTATTCTCCAGCAGATGAAGCAGCAATTATTAATTTCGTTAATCATTATATTCATTGGATTGTTAATCATTAGTATAGGTTACATCTTAATATTGAAAGCTACTATTTTCACCCCATTTAACAAACTACAACAATTTGCTACGAACATTGCAAGAGGTCATCTTGACACGCCGTTAGAAATTGAATCAAATAATCCATTTGGAGCTTTCACAGAAAGTTTTGATATTATGCGAGAAGAACTTGCGATTGCGCGTAGCAATGAATATAACGCGAATCAGAGTAAAAAAGAGTTGGTTGCAAGTTTAAGTCATGATATTAAGACACCGGTAGCTTCTATTAAAGCGATAAGTGAATTAATGATGTTAAAGGTTGATGACGATAAGCAACAGAAACAATTACATATGATTTATTCTAAAGCAGAACAGATTGATCTTCTTGTGACGGATATGTTTCATGCAACATTAGAAGAATTACAGCAGTTGAAGGTAGAGGTAGCGGAGCAATCTAGCAACATTCTGTTTGAGATGATCAGTAAGGCAACGTACGATAATGAGATTATATGTGATCCATTGCCGGCATGCATTATTCTAACGGATGAGCTAAGACTTCAACAAGTATTCGATAACATATTGAGTAATGCTTACAAATACGCAGCTACCGCAGTACATATTACAAACTATATTAATGCTACTCATCTTGTTCTTGAGTTTAGAGACTTTGGACAAGGTATTAATGAAGATGAGCTACCTTTTCTGTTTAATAAATATTATAGAGGTCATAATTCTGATGGAAACAATGGTGCAGGTCTAGGATTATACCTATCACAATATTTCATGCAACATATGCAAGGTGATATTGAGTGTTGTAATCGGGGGGATGGCTTCACTGTAATGGTTCACATTAAACTCGCCTAA
- a CDS encoding ABC transporter ATP-binding protein, with amino-acid sequence MTYIKVKNVSKFFERRGQVTEALRDINLEFEQGTFVSLIGPSGCGKSTLLRIVGGLADVDQGEVTIGGMTTLGAQSQKQFGFVPQSPALFPWRTVLENMNVPFEVNIKGVGIQVEDREDPIKLLQSVGLGDFVNSYAKELSGGMQQRVGIARAFGSGAPILLMDEPFSALDEITREMISYQLLHIWEAHQKTVLFVTHSLREAVLLSDKVVVMSARPGQVSKVIDINLPRPRQASIEDTEEFHQYVTEIRGYLRDRWK; translated from the coding sequence TTGACTTACATCAAGGTTAAAAACGTTAGTAAATTTTTCGAACGAAGAGGTCAAGTAACTGAAGCATTGCGTGATATTAATCTTGAATTTGAACAAGGTACATTTGTAAGTCTGATTGGTCCAAGTGGCTGTGGTAAATCTACATTGTTGCGAATCGTTGGAGGATTAGCGGATGTAGATCAAGGAGAAGTAACTATCGGAGGGATGACAACACTAGGTGCCCAAAGTCAGAAACAATTTGGTTTTGTACCGCAATCTCCAGCATTATTCCCATGGCGTACTGTATTAGAAAATATGAATGTTCCCTTTGAAGTAAATATAAAAGGAGTTGGCATTCAAGTAGAAGATAGAGAAGATCCTATTAAACTACTACAATCAGTAGGATTAGGTGATTTCGTTAATTCTTATGCGAAAGAATTATCAGGTGGTATGCAACAACGCGTAGGAATTGCTAGAGCATTCGGCTCAGGAGCGCCAATTCTACTAATGGATGAACCATTCTCAGCCTTAGATGAAATTACTAGAGAAATGATCAGCTACCAGTTGCTACATATTTGGGAAGCTCATCAGAAGACGGTGCTATTTGTTACGCATAGTTTACGAGAAGCAGTATTACTTTCAGACAAAGTGGTAGTCATGTCTGCTAGACCTGGTCAAGTATCGAAAGTAATTGATATTAATTTACCTAGACCACGACAAGCATCGATTGAAGATACCGAAGAGTTTCATCAATATGTAACAGAAATTAGAGGCTATTTACGTGATAGATGGAAATAA
- a CDS encoding ABC transporter permease, which produces METGVREVVASPNRQTKKKRNKISLSIATTNVLLGLLLPVLVIVIWEIAGMLGKLNPILLPRPSQIITEFVNLTASGELVKHLGISVWRAFLGFVIGGGLGLVMGTWVGFSYKTERLLDPSLQMLRTLPHLAIAPLFILWFGFGETSKLLLIAKGAFFPLYVNTFLGIRSVDSKLFDVGRVLQFSKWQLITKLIIPAALPNILLGTRLSIGVAWLGLVVAELMGASSGIGYLINDARSFSWTEVVFVGIIVFAVAGKVTDSLVKWIEKRCLKWQDSYGREGKS; this is translated from the coding sequence ATGGAGACAGGGGTAAGAGAGGTAGTTGCAAGTCCGAACAGACAGACTAAAAAGAAACGAAATAAAATAAGTCTATCTATTGCAACTACGAATGTATTGCTTGGTCTACTATTGCCCGTCCTCGTCATTGTGATATGGGAGATTGCAGGAATGCTAGGCAAATTGAATCCGATTCTATTGCCCAGACCAAGTCAAATTATTACGGAGTTCGTTAATTTGACAGCTTCAGGCGAACTTGTAAAACATCTTGGTATATCTGTATGGCGAGCGTTTTTGGGGTTTGTTATTGGTGGCGGCTTAGGGTTAGTTATGGGAACGTGGGTTGGTTTCTCTTATAAAACGGAACGATTACTAGATCCATCCTTACAAATGCTTCGTACATTACCGCATTTGGCTATTGCACCGCTATTTATATTATGGTTTGGTTTCGGGGAAACATCTAAGCTACTATTAATTGCTAAAGGTGCGTTTTTTCCACTCTATGTAAATACGTTTCTAGGTATCCGATCTGTAGATTCCAAGTTATTCGATGTTGGTCGTGTCTTACAATTTAGTAAATGGCAATTGATAACGAAGTTAATTATTCCAGCAGCATTACCTAATATACTACTAGGGACTAGATTATCAATCGGAGTTGCTTGGCTAGGGTTAGTCGTTGCTGAACTTATGGGTGCAAGTTCGGGTATTGGGTATCTCATTAATGATGCGCGATCGTTCTCTTGGACAGAGGTTGTCTTTGTCGGGATTATCGTATTCGCTGTTGCTGGAAAAGTGACTGATTCGCTTGTGAAATGGATAGAGAAGCGTTGCTTGAAATGGCAAGATAGCTATGGCAGGGAGGGGAAATCATGA
- a CDS encoding LLM class flavin-dependent oxidoreductase, which yields MSKRKDELHLGAFIYYTGHHHYGWRHPESGAEKIFDYSFYRNVAKTAERGKFDMIFLADLLYVMGADQAAAGMLDPMTVMSALAVETTKLGLTATVSTTYNEPYNTARKFATLDHISNGRAGWNIVTSQLDTEAYNYGREKHPPHETRYEMAREFTEVVTRLWDSWEDDSLIVDREQARFADPTKIKEVEYKGQWYSTKGTLNVPRPPQGYPVLIQAGSSEPGKEFAASFGEVIFTAQQSLEVAQAFYQSVNSKLEEHGRKPGSLKIMPGISPIIGATEEEAKAKYEQLQSYIPPATVVTMLSGMLNFDLSSYPLDGQLPDIPDPVEASNGMKSRVQLIMDTARRDNLSILELGRRLIGARGHLQYVGTYEGLADLIQLWFEEYGCDGFNIMPPVLPGNLDEFVDHVIPILQDRGIFRREYTGNTLREHLGLERPAIGHFHAKQYV from the coding sequence ATGAGCAAAAGAAAAGATGAGCTTCACTTAGGTGCGTTTATATATTATACAGGTCATCATCACTATGGTTGGAGACATCCAGAATCGGGTGCTGAGAAAATATTTGATTACTCGTTCTACCGCAATGTTGCAAAAACTGCTGAACGCGGTAAATTCGATATGATATTTCTAGCTGATTTGTTATATGTGATGGGAGCCGACCAAGCGGCTGCTGGTATGCTCGATCCGATGACGGTTATGTCTGCTCTAGCTGTAGAAACAACGAAGTTAGGCTTAACAGCTACTGTATCAACAACTTACAATGAACCGTATAATACAGCACGTAAATTCGCTACACTTGACCATATTAGTAATGGCCGAGCAGGGTGGAATATTGTTACTTCTCAGCTTGATACGGAAGCATACAATTATGGTCGTGAGAAACATCCTCCTCATGAAACTCGTTATGAAATGGCTAGAGAATTTACTGAAGTGGTAACTAGACTATGGGATAGCTGGGAAGACGATTCCTTAATTGTGGATCGTGAGCAAGCCCGATTTGCAGATCCAACTAAAATAAAAGAGGTTGAATATAAAGGGCAATGGTACTCTACAAAAGGAACATTGAATGTACCAAGACCTCCACAAGGCTACCCTGTTCTAATCCAAGCAGGATCATCTGAACCGGGAAAAGAATTTGCAGCGAGCTTTGGTGAAGTTATCTTTACTGCTCAGCAATCTCTAGAAGTTGCGCAAGCTTTTTATCAAAGTGTTAATTCGAAACTAGAAGAACATGGGCGTAAGCCGGGAAGTTTGAAAATTATGCCTGGTATTTCACCTATAATTGGAGCAACGGAAGAAGAGGCTAAGGCGAAGTATGAACAGCTGCAGTCCTATATTCCACCAGCAACTGTTGTCACGATGTTATCGGGAATGCTTAACTTCGATCTATCTAGTTATCCATTAGATGGCCAATTACCTGATATTCCTGATCCAGTAGAAGCTTCTAATGGGATGAAGAGTCGTGTACAGCTAATTATGGATACGGCACGTAGAGATAATCTATCCATTCTAGAGTTAGGTCGTCGTCTAATTGGTGCGCGAGGACATTTACAATATGTTGGCACGTATGAAGGATTAGCTGATCTTATCCAGTTATGGTTTGAGGAATACGGATGCGATGGATTCAATATTATGCCGCCAGTATTGCCAGGTAATTTAGATGAGTTTGTAGATCATGTTATACCAATCTTGCAAGACAGAGGAATATTCCGCAGGGAATATACAGGTAACACATTGCGGGAGCACTTAGGGTTAGAGCGTCCGGCGATAGGTCATTTCCATGCTAAACAATATGTGTAA
- a CDS encoding ABC transporter permease: MSSGLTKTTNKGSARRDWLAIIPRPLQGWIFPLLLLAIWEIAAVLHLISPQLLPAPSVIVAQFWNLVQSGEVFEHLAISTYRAGLGFLLGSVAGLLLGLFTGLGKLSEKTIDPSIQMLRTIPLLALIPLFILWFGVGEFSKILMISLGSFFPLYVNTFLGIRNVELKLYEVSKILQYSRLQLLTKLIIPAALPNILLGVRLSLGTAWLVLVVAEMMGTSAGIGYMIQDARAYSQTDKVFVGITIFAVIGKLSDSATRLLEKRWLRWRDTFKG, from the coding sequence ATGAGTAGTGGATTAACAAAGACTACTAATAAAGGATCTGCTAGAAGAGATTGGTTAGCGATAATTCCTAGACCATTACAAGGATGGATCTTTCCTTTATTGCTTCTTGCTATATGGGAAATTGCCGCTGTCCTACACTTAATCTCTCCTCAATTATTACCTGCACCATCCGTTATCGTAGCCCAATTTTGGAATCTTGTACAAAGTGGTGAAGTTTTTGAACATCTAGCGATAAGCACATATCGCGCAGGTTTGGGTTTTTTGCTTGGTTCTGTAGCGGGTTTGCTTCTAGGGTTATTTACTGGACTAGGAAAGTTGTCAGAGAAAACGATTGATCCGTCGATTCAGATGTTACGTACGATTCCTTTATTAGCATTAATTCCCTTATTTATTTTGTGGTTTGGCGTAGGTGAATTTTCCAAAATATTAATGATTTCATTGGGTTCATTCTTTCCTTTATACGTGAATACGTTTCTTGGTATTCGTAATGTCGAATTGAAATTGTATGAAGTATCAAAAATATTGCAATATTCTAGATTACAGTTGTTAACGAAGTTAATTATTCCTGCTGCATTGCCTAATATATTGCTAGGCGTGAGATTGTCGCTAGGAACGGCGTGGCTAGTGCTTGTTGTAGCTGAGATGATGGGTACAAGTGCAGGAATCGGCTATATGATTCAAGATGCAAGAGCCTATTCTCAGACGGATAAAGTATTTGTAGGAATAACGATTTTTGCAGTTATCGGTAAACTCTCAGATTCAGCAACACGCTTACTTGAGAAGAGATGGCTACGCTGGAGAGATACGTTCAAAGGATAA